TATGTTGAAAATCCAGTTCCTTCTGAATTTCTTGATAAAATTTTTTGCAAAACCAGCGAAAAAATGGAAGAGCTTCCAGATAATAGTGTTCACATAATGGTGACCTCACCACCTTATAATGTTGGAAAGGAGTATGATGAGAACCTTACTTTAAATGAGTACAGGGAATTTTTGAAAAGGGTATGGGGCGAGGTCAAAAGAGTACTCGTCCCCGGTGGGAGGGCATGTATCAATATTGCTAATCTCGGAAGAAAACCGTATATCCCGCTTCATGTCTTTATCGTGGAGGATATGTTAGATTTAGGATTCTTGATGAGGGGTGAGATCATCTGGAATAAAGCCTCCAGTGGTAGCCCTTCAACTGCGTGGGGTAGCTGGCTTTCGGCTAAAAATCCTACACTCAGGGATATTCATGAGTATATTTTGGTTTTCTCGAAAGGCATGTTTAGTAGAGGCAATTTAAGAAGAAAGAGCACCATTTCTAAGCAGGAATTTCTTGAGTTTACTAAAAGTGTATGGACATTTGCTCCGGAACCAGCAACGAAAATTGGACACCCGGCACCTTTCCCCGTTGAATTGCCTTACAGATTGATTCAGCTTTACACCTTTGAAGGAGAGGTTGTTCTAGATCCATTTATAGGGAGTGGACAGGCGGCTATTGCAGCAATAAGGACTCATCGTCATTATGTAGGATATGACATAAATGATGAATATGTAGGCCTAGCGAAGAGGCGGATTAAAGAATTTTCTTTGGATTTTAATGCCCCCAAGTTGTTTGAACTTGAAGTAAAAAGAGGATGATAAAGAAAGTGAAGCGGTGTATAATAAAACGCTCCTCCTAACCGCTATTCTACCGCGATTCATGACCGCAGGTTAGCTTGCCGTTAGAGATTAAAAAATTAATTATGGATTTTGAGAATTGACTGAAACGAGAGCTTAGTCAGGTTTTTGCCAGATTTTTGTATTCTTGATCAAAGCTTGAAGCATAAATTTATTGTTGAGGTGAAATACCGCTGGGATTGGGATGGTAAAATATTCGGACAAAAGAGGGACAGCGACGAATGACACTGATTTAAACTTTACATAACATCGTGTCCTTTTTTCATCAAGATTTTTGATGAGGCAATTCCTTTCCTTGACAAGGGAGGTTATTTTTCATATACTTAGCAATAATTTATACATTAACATAAAAATAGGTTAGAGACTATAAAAGTAAGAAGTTATTAAATAAATGCTAGAAAATACCATTCTCGTCAAAACTACCAAATGGTTAGTTAGCAAAGGGTATGTTCTGAAGAAAATATCTGTGCCAAGAGGGAAAGGCTATAATCGGGATATCAAATCTGTTATTGAAATAGAACTTAAAGATGCAGGATATACAGAGAGGATTTATTTTAGTTCTGACAGTGCTGACATAATTGCTGAGAACAAAGATGAGATATGGAAAGTGGAATGCAAGGGAATAGGTTTTGGCAAAACTCAAACGAATAGAAACAATTTTGATCGTGCACTTGCAAGCGTTGTTACTTACTTCAACGAGGAAGCTAAACAGCAAGTTTTGGCATTAGCAATTCCTAACGTATTACCGTATTTACAGCAGCTTTTGCATTAACAAGCCCTTGAGGAAAACACTTAATTTGCATATATTGTTAATAGATGAACATAATCATACTGTTAATGAATATAAGCCTGAAGATGATATCGAGGGAGTAATGAGGAAAGAGGATAAATTTAGTATATAGGACCTGATCCAAGCATTGAAGAATAATCCAGAACTAAGAGAATATGCCAAATCACTGCGCAAAAAAGAACAAACAGGTCTAACAAATCACTTGTGCGGATGGCTGACAGTCACCGCACAGTTCAAGCGTTAGGGTAGAAATAAAAAAAATCAAATGACTTCTCCTGATATCTTTTTTAAATGTGATGACGGTTGCCTACTTAGAGGCAATCCTCCCAAATTTATGGGACCAGCCCTTGTTGCATATGTTGACATTCTTGGCATGTCGAAGGCTATCGTCAAAAACTGGGGACCAGAGTCAGATTCCGCACTTCACCGACTTCTTCGTATCAAGAATTCTATCCCCCGCGATGACGAAAAGACCCAGATCACGCTTTCTATTTACGATCCGATGACCAACAAAGAATTTGAGAGGTATCTATCAATCACGCGAACTCTGTCAGATTCAATAGTAACAATGTTGGCCTTGCCATCGTCGCCATCAGAGTGTAGCGCGCAAGAATTCAGCACACGAGTTTTCAATGTTTTATTGTGTTTGCGACTTATTTGGCAGCAGTCCCTGCGGGAGGGCTTTACGATTCGGGGAGGCATTGAGCTTGGTGAAATGTTCTGGAATGAAACAGAATTTACTGGTCCCGGTTTTATTTACGCTTATAAGCTTGAGGATAAGTTCGCAAAGACGTCGCGCGTCCTTGTGGGCCCTTTGCTGGCAACAAACATTGTAAAATTCGCTAAAATTAATCCTAATACTGAAAGTCCGATGAACGTATTTTCAATTGGCAAGGACGACAAAATTATTGTAGATCCACACTTTGTTATCGGACCGGAAATGGTAAATATATTAGAAAGCTTACAACAAAATGCAGGTCAAGCAAAAGATAGATATGACGAAGTGATTGAAATACTAAAAACTCCTAAAGAGAAAGTGCGAAGGCCGACCCTAGAAGAAATGACTTTATATATAAAGGATATCACGGCAGAATTAAATAAAGGAGATCCCTAATAATTGTTAGACATAAATAAAAAAAGTAAAACGGACTAAAATAAACTTCAAATCAATTCCTTGGAATATGCATGCACCTGGTGTCAGATTCAAAGCGTTTAAGCAAGACAGAAGACAGCTTCGCCTTGTGGAATTTACAAAGGAGTTTATCGAATCTGATTGGTGCACAAAAGGCCATATTGGGTTCATTCTCTAAGGAGAGATGGAAATAAACTTCAACGGGGAATTCATAATCTTTAAACAAGGTGATGGTTTATTTATTCCGGCAGGTGAAAAAAATAAACATATGGCCAGAGTCCTTACAGAATACGTAAGATTAATTCTGATGGAGGATGTCTAACGAATCAATCAAGGCGATGGGGAATAAGCCTCTACAGTTTTTTGCAAGGGCTGGTTGCCCTGTGCCTTATTTCAGGCGTTAGGCTTAAAAAATGAATAACTACCAATACAAAGTTTTAGACATTCTCCATAATGCGGAAAAATACCACGACGCATATTATAAGGCCGAAACATTTCGTGGTCCGAGTCTCTATTTCCATAGACGAACACTTGAAATGGCTAATTCTGACAATTTCGAACTATATCTGGAATTTATATATGCAACTTTAGCCTCATGGGGAATGCACAGGATGGGAAAGGGTGGCTCTAAAATGCAGAGTTTTGATGTTTTTAAAAGAAGCGTTTTGGGAATAAAAGATAAAATTGAAGAGGCAAAAAAGATTAATTATCAAAACGTGACCAATTCAGATTGGGGACTTTTAGAAAAGATATTTCGTGGTATAAAAGTCATGGCGAGCGGCACAAGTATAGTCGGTAACTCCAAAGTCATGGCTCATATGATTCCTAACATAGTCCCACCAATCGACCGTGAGTACACTTTGAAATATTTGAAAGGCAATACAAACATAAGGAATGGATTAGATTACGAATGGAAACTTATGAAAGAAATTATATCAGAATTTTTTATCCCAGTTGCAAAGGATACTGAGTTTGTCAAAAAAGCTAATACCTGGATAGCAAATCAACCAGAATATCCATGGGATACATCTATCTTCAAAGTTATAGATAACCTTGTTATAGGTGCAAGCAAGAAAGTGAAAAAGCCTAATAAATCACTCCAGCGGATGGCTTACAGCCACCACCCAGCTTAGACGTTGGACGGATAGAAGGAGATTAATCCATGCGTATACTTGACTGGTTACGTGAAATGGTAAGTGGCAATCCAGAAAGATTGCCCGCTAAATCATTTATCCCGCTTCTCACAGACGGCGGAGAGGAGCGAGGCGCAATTTTAGTCCACAGTGACGAAACCCGTGATATTCTTGTGAATGAATTTACGTTTCAACCTACAGCGGATGTTGCACCTCACGGTGGGAATATTTCTTCCTATTTCGCCGATCAACTTGGAGCTACTGCGGGACTTGTTAATACCGCAATACAATCCAGACAGCTACTTCAGGTGGTAGGTTCACCTCAAGTATTGGCAGGTTTAAAGGACGGTTCCTTAACCGTGATGCGCTCGGCAGGGCAAATGACTGGAACAGTAGTAAGCAATGCTACTCAGAAAATCGCGGGTCAACTCCGATTCACACCAGCAAATATAGGTGGTATTATTGTTCCGCTTGCAATTTGGCAAATCCTTAATGCTATTGCAGGGGTTACACATCTCCAGAGAATCAATGCAAAACTTGAAACCCTTCAAATGGGAATAGAGCGTTTGGCAATAAGGCTTCAGGCAAAAACCTATGGAAAACTGATATCGGCGGTTGCGATACTCGAAGAACTTTTGAAGCAATGTGCGATTACAGGGACTTTTTCGCCAGATATGACGGTTAAACTCGCATTAGCAGAGAGAGATATACGATCTGCCTTAGCAGAGCAACAGCTACTTGTGCAAAGGTTTGACGATATCAGCAAGCAGATACTTAAAGAGGCTAGAGGAAAACAGGGAGCATTTCGGTGCAACCAGCTTCTGAAGGAAGAATCATCAGAATTTCTTATGAATGCCAAACTTCTGACAGCAGCTTCAAGGGCCTATTTATTGGCAGCTGAGGTTTGGATTCGACACGACTTAGAACATAACCCTAGGTACGTCTCTATGCGTTTACGTGACTTGGAGCGGAAGATGGACACAATAAACAATACGGTCTCACCCTTGGGGATTCTGGAAGAGTTACAAGAACGTGCCATTGATTGCTTAGAGGAAATGAATTGGTTTAGTAGGAATATATTCAACAGAGGGCTTAAGAATGATATTAAATCCCGGACTTTTCAGCAAAATGGAGACCGAGAAGAAACTCATCAAAATACCGGAGTGCCAAGCGTGGTTATCTGGAAAGACCAGAACAACCAGACAAAGAGTGTTGTTATTGACGTTGCACTAGAGGAATAAGACTCGTCCAACGACCGGTTCCAACGGACGGTGTTCCGCCACCGCTGAACTGGAGCATTATCTGTAAGCACATGGTTCATAGTCGCCCTCAGTATAGTATATGTCATTATTTTTGGTATCGTCTTGTATGAGGCATATGACACTCTCAAATTGTGTTGTAATGTTGAATATACGCTTTACAAAAATTTATTATGTGAAAAAATAATTCAACACAAAATGAGAAAAATTGCTAACAAATTCATCCAGTCTGACCGGGATTAACGTTTTTTGATTTTAATCTCAGGCTCGTTGCCTCAGGCTTGGCAGGCTGACAATAGCAGATGGTCACCTGGGGGTATGGTCGGCACTCGGAGAACTGCATGCCGAAGGGAAAGAGCTGAGGTGCTGGAACCATAAGATCAGGAATCTCCTTGACTGCTTACCCAAGAGAAAAGGACTATCCAAAAACGACAGAGAAGCTCCTTTCTGATTTCGAGTCAACCATTGGATTCATGAACACTTTTCTCTTAACATCCAGAGGCAATAAAGAAACAACGGAAGCACTACCTAGATCCAGGGGAGGCGCTCCATGAACCACTTGATATTAAGTAATCATTACAATAAGCGTCATATTTGTTGATAGAGTAAGTGCCTACACTTTCAGTTTGAGAATGGAATTCGCCTTGAATCGAAATCCCGGAGCTATCCAAGTTAAATTCTCCATTCACTATATCAAAATCGTATGAAAAACCAACATAATAGTCAAAAGGTTCGCAAATGCCAACATTTGTAAAATATATAGGGCCAAGGATAAGGGATAAGGGCTCACCACCTGAAAAGCTCAGAGGGCTCCCACTTGTTGTTAAAGAAGTTCCATCTGTTGACACATAAAATTCAATAATATCGTCGGACCATATACCGGACGAGATAGATGTGTCCCCTGATGTGCCAACTGTAAATGTGCCATAAGTCTCTCCAATTTTATTCTGGAGAATAAGGTAATAAGTCCCAGACGAAAGCTTTTTCGGCACCTGAAAAGTGAGGTAGCTATAGCCAGTATTTGAGTCCATTGCATAGCTTAAAACTTTACATTTTGTTCTTGTGAATGTTGTTATGTTTTCGAGATAAACCTTTGGTTTTTTATTAGTAAAAAAACTGCCCTGAACGGTAACGATATCACCTTCTGTGCCTGAAGCTGGTGAAATTGTATCAATACTCGGATTCATAATTGTAAATGTGCCCATAGACATTGCAGATAATCCTTTTGGTTGAACATATAAATTGTAAGTACCCGGCGGTAATATTTTTGTCCACAGGCTTGTAACATAAGAATCACTGTAGCTTTCAACTTTAGCCTTTGTAGCCACAGTCGT
The DNA window shown above is from Nitrospirota bacterium and carries:
- a CDS encoding site-specific DNA-methyltransferase, producing the protein MGFNPRKIGTKTSAFGSPGRINHDSTPFYASKLYEGLPKEEIVKYVENPVPSEFLDKIFCKTSEKMEELPDNSVHIMVTSPPYNVGKEYDENLTLNEYREFLKRVWGEVKRVLVPGGRACINIANLGRKPYIPLHVFIVEDMLDLGFLMRGEIIWNKASSGSPSTAWGSWLSAKNPTLRDIHEYILVFSKGMFSRGNLRRKSTISKQEFLEFTKSVWTFAPEPATKIGHPAPFPVELPYRLIQLYTFEGEVVLDPFIGSGQAAIAAIRTHRHYVGYDINDEYVGLAKRRIKEFSLDFNAPKLFELEVKRG